A single region of the Saprospiraceae bacterium genome encodes:
- a CDS encoding ATP-binding protein — protein sequence MNPLIGRKKEVKRLQSHLQSRKSEFVAVYGRRRVGKTFLIRKVYDNDFAFHLTGLANASLKQQLSQFHAALSKYNANHNWGPQPAQDWFIAFRQLIELLEQMPADKKKVVFLDELPWLDTPNSKFLSGLEHFWNSWASARDDIVLIVCGSAASWMLNHLIKNKGGLHNRITDRIKLEPFSLAETEAFLKEKKAVYDRYQILLLYMVLGGIPFYLELIRPEKSAMQNINELCFRQDAPFRLEYESLYASLFNNHEKHVGIIELLASKGKGLTRKEIIQFSKLSDGGGLTRILRELEESNFIRRYRDFGKKERKSLYQLIDNYSLFYLRFIRKVDKDDEHFWINTIDTPLFYVWAGYAFEMVCLHHVAQIKQALGISGIQTAVSSWHSPQAQIDLLIDRKDHVITICEMKFSVHPFVIDKKYAENLRNKLSAFKQATDTTKALFLTMITTYGLATSKYAGLVQHSLNMDILFEQ from the coding sequence ATGAACCCTTTAATTGGAAGAAAAAAAGAGGTAAAGAGGCTTCAGTCTCACCTCCAATCTCGAAAATCTGAATTTGTAGCCGTTTACGGAAGGCGGCGAGTGGGGAAAACTTTCCTGATCAGGAAGGTTTACGATAATGATTTTGCCTTTCACTTAACGGGCCTGGCAAATGCCTCCCTGAAGCAACAACTGAGTCAATTTCACGCTGCTTTATCCAAGTATAATGCGAATCATAATTGGGGACCTCAACCAGCTCAAGATTGGTTTATTGCTTTTCGCCAATTGATCGAGTTATTGGAGCAAATGCCGGCAGATAAGAAGAAAGTGGTTTTCCTTGATGAACTGCCATGGCTAGATACCCCGAATTCAAAATTTCTTTCGGGGCTAGAACACTTTTGGAATAGTTGGGCAAGTGCCCGAGATGATATTGTTTTGATTGTTTGTGGTTCAGCTGCTTCCTGGATGCTTAATCATTTGATTAAAAATAAGGGAGGCTTACACAATCGAATAACGGATCGAATAAAATTAGAACCCTTTTCTTTAGCTGAAACGGAAGCGTTTCTTAAAGAGAAAAAAGCAGTTTACGACCGCTATCAAATATTACTCTTGTACATGGTTCTTGGAGGGATTCCTTTCTATTTAGAGCTAATTAGACCCGAAAAAAGTGCCATGCAAAATATCAATGAGCTGTGTTTTCGCCAAGATGCTCCCTTTCGGCTGGAATACGAAAGCCTATACGCTTCACTGTTCAATAATCATGAAAAGCATGTCGGAATCATTGAACTATTAGCCAGTAAAGGAAAAGGCCTTACACGAAAGGAAATTATCCAGTTTAGCAAGCTTTCAGACGGTGGCGGTCTTACACGAATTTTGCGTGAATTAGAAGAAAGTAATTTCATTCGCCGATACAGGGATTTTGGAAAAAAAGAGAGAAAAAGTCTATACCAACTTATAGACAATTATTCGCTCTTCTATTTGAGGTTTATTAGAAAAGTAGACAAAGACGATGAGCATTTTTGGATAAACACAATAGATACTCCCCTTTTTTATGTCTGGGCTGGATATGCATTTGAAATGGTATGCCTTCATCATGTGGCCCAAATCAAGCAAGCCCTGGGTATCAGTGGAATTCAAACCGCCGTTTCCTCCTGGCATTCGCCTCAGGCACAAATTGATTTACTGATTGATAGAAAAGACCATGTGATTACAATTTGTGAAATGAAATTCTCTGTTCATCCTTTTGTGATTGATAAAAAGTATGCAGAAAATTTGCGAAATAAATTAAGCGCCTTCAAACAAGCAACGGATACGACAAAAGCTTTGTTTTTAACCATGATCACTACCTATGGTTTGGCAACATCAAAATATGCAGGATTAGTCCAACACAGTTTGAATATGGACATCTTATTTGAGCAATAA
- a CDS encoding T9SS type A sorting domain-containing protein gives MMTNKCVWLLSALILSIPAFGQLELLAEWPLNSTSVSNPLPSTDLQASIFRRGNGVSGITYSTSGARASYWPTESNAEAVDYYEVCITPDPGITLQVSQLEFSESRTANGTGAFEVHWSTDDFSTSHQIFGQVIPDNTDERKHTLSNLDIDICNGNTLCFRWYGYRAEENGGEWKFGSNSLKISGQRTSVCAPPTSVGTLSFSTPTTSSLQVHLTPGNGSGRVVVMREGSAVSPSTAPCNGISYNASNVFGLGDQLAPGEFVVYSEDGAINFTNTDFTVTGLLDGATYHFAVFEYNGTCYQQQSFVSGTATTNCGNPNLVRQLLYSGTDSKISLMWDPPYCFDDILVVGGYAPITGFPTGDGSQYTVDPIFGNGDGGSDFGANEFPLFLGTANHFDVTSVQNNNIYHLTFYVRKGSTWVEAKRVSAMPLQGCSELNGDNLFINEVEYLTHQLDMDEGIELAGVAGVNLEAYEIHVYYFIPTDSKKAKTQRIIPLSGTIEDQQNGMGAVWVPIPEIENLHGFAIYNKVTQTVAQFLSFLRPLEAIDGVANGLIADQTLAPDFHGNISNVLEHSNSNRDKTMQLFGSGSCPSDFTWVNETPQTRGYLNSTQAFVPLPIELISFSAKAVEEKVLLSWQTLTEVNNDYMAIEHSLEGKDFKEIGLVKGAGTTFEPQSYTLWDVRPNPGINYYRLRQVDYDGTTTYSDMVSVIFDGKGWGVKVFPSLAQDFVTVQLDQATAADGVVRIFDLNGQLRQQQVLAEGSLSLGINIAHLNPGQFIVQIERAEGVSVQRITKF, from the coding sequence ATGATGACTAACAAATGTGTCTGGCTATTGTCTGCACTAATTTTATCAATCCCAGCCTTTGGCCAATTAGAGCTACTAGCCGAATGGCCTTTAAACTCCACATCGGTTTCGAACCCCTTGCCAAGTACTGATCTTCAAGCTAGTATATTCAGAAGAGGGAATGGGGTCAGCGGAATCACGTACTCTACTTCTGGTGCAAGGGCCAGTTACTGGCCTACTGAATCCAATGCGGAGGCGGTTGATTATTATGAAGTATGTATTACCCCTGATCCGGGAATTACGCTACAAGTTTCACAACTCGAGTTTTCTGAATCGCGAACCGCCAATGGTACCGGCGCTTTTGAGGTTCATTGGTCTACAGATGACTTTAGCACAAGCCATCAAATATTCGGGCAAGTTATTCCGGATAATACCGATGAAAGAAAACATACCCTAAGTAATTTGGATATTGATATTTGTAACGGGAACACCCTTTGCTTCCGTTGGTATGGCTACCGCGCCGAGGAGAATGGAGGGGAATGGAAATTCGGAAGCAATTCGCTGAAAATTAGCGGGCAAAGAACGAGCGTCTGCGCTCCACCTACGAGTGTTGGCACCCTTAGTTTTAGCACCCCTACAACTAGCAGCCTACAGGTGCACTTAACCCCTGGAAATGGCAGTGGGCGGGTGGTCGTTATGCGCGAAGGTAGTGCTGTGAGCCCCAGCACTGCGCCTTGTAATGGCATTAGTTATAATGCGAGTAACGTTTTTGGCCTAGGAGACCAATTGGCTCCTGGAGAGTTTGTGGTCTATTCCGAAGATGGTGCCATCAACTTTACCAATACGGACTTTACCGTGACGGGCCTTTTGGATGGTGCCACCTATCATTTTGCCGTATTTGAATACAATGGGACTTGTTATCAGCAACAATCATTTGTTAGTGGGACCGCTACGACAAACTGTGGTAATCCCAATCTTGTAAGGCAACTGCTTTACAGTGGCACGGATAGTAAAATAAGTTTAATGTGGGATCCCCCCTATTGTTTTGATGACATCCTGGTGGTTGGAGGATATGCGCCTATCACCGGTTTCCCCACTGGAGATGGAAGCCAATATACCGTTGATCCTATCTTTGGAAATGGTGATGGAGGGTCTGATTTTGGTGCAAATGAATTTCCGCTATTTTTAGGAACTGCTAATCATTTTGATGTAACAAGTGTACAAAATAACAATATCTATCACCTTACTTTTTACGTTCGAAAAGGAAGTACCTGGGTAGAGGCGAAACGGGTTAGTGCCATGCCTTTGCAGGGGTGCAGCGAATTAAATGGTGATAATCTTTTTATCAACGAGGTAGAATACCTTACTCATCAACTTGATATGGATGAGGGTATTGAGTTGGCAGGAGTGGCAGGCGTCAATCTGGAGGCCTATGAGATACATGTGTATTATTTTATACCAACCGATTCAAAAAAAGCTAAAACCCAGCGAATTATTCCGCTTTCCGGGACTATTGAGGATCAACAAAATGGTATGGGAGCGGTATGGGTTCCCATCCCGGAAATAGAGAATCTACATGGTTTCGCCATTTATAATAAAGTAACCCAAACGGTGGCTCAATTCCTTAGTTTTCTTCGACCATTGGAAGCCATAGATGGAGTGGCTAATGGCCTCATTGCCGACCAAACACTAGCACCGGATTTCCATGGCAATATTTCAAATGTATTAGAACACTCCAATAGCAATCGAGACAAAACGATGCAATTATTTGGCAGTGGCTCTTGTCCAAGTGATTTCACTTGGGTTAATGAAACACCGCAAACCAGGGGTTACCTCAACTCCACCCAAGCTTTTGTTCCTTTACCCATTGAATTAATATCTTTTAGCGCCAAGGCCGTGGAGGAAAAAGTACTGTTATCCTGGCAAACCCTCACCGAGGTCAACAACGACTACATGGCCATCGAACACAGCCTGGAAGGCAAAGACTTCAAGGAAATAGGTCTTGTAAAAGGTGCCGGAACGACCTTTGAGCCACAATCCTATACCTTGTGGGATGTGCGTCCAAATCCCGGCATCAATTATTATCGATTGCGGCAGGTAGACTATGATGGTACGACGACTTATTCCGACATGGTTAGTGTCATTTTCGATGGCAAGGGCTGGGGTGTCAAAGTCTTCCCTAGTCTGGCCCAGGACTTTGTTACCGTGCAACTAGATCAAGCGACTGCTGCTGATGGGGTTGTTCGCATTTTTGACCTCAATGGCCAACTGCGACAACAGCAAGTCTTAGCCGAGGGCAGCTTAAGTTTGGGCATCAATATCGCCCATCTCAATCCGGGGCAATTCATTGTCCAGATAGAAAGGGCAGAGGGCGTAAGTGTACAACGCATTACTAAGTTCTAA
- a CDS encoding LysE family transporter, protein MDYLIYAFAGLTTAFIGALPPGAVNLAVVYITINKGGKDALPIIFMAALGEIILSFFALHFTMTVEEYIQRNIYVQYAIALLLIIAGLFLLFKPIPRNKAKAPKKSRGFLQGILLSVLNPPVLIFWLVAFAFLSANTHLMLHMGRLQLISLFFLGVFLGKILALWVYLQLSKRIAAKASNITSHLNKGISLTLVFIGLIQLAKLVF, encoded by the coding sequence ATGGACTATTTGATATATGCATTTGCCGGTTTAACGACGGCCTTTATTGGGGCGCTGCCGCCAGGTGCAGTCAATCTGGCGGTGGTTTACATCACCATCAATAAGGGGGGCAAAGATGCCTTGCCTATCATTTTTATGGCAGCTCTGGGGGAGATCATCCTTTCTTTTTTCGCGCTTCACTTTACCATGACGGTCGAGGAATATATTCAACGCAACATTTATGTTCAGTATGCAATCGCCTTGTTGTTGATTATCGCTGGCCTTTTTCTTCTATTTAAACCAATACCACGAAATAAAGCTAAAGCACCTAAAAAAAGCAGGGGTTTTCTCCAAGGGATTTTGTTGTCTGTCCTGAACCCTCCGGTTTTGATTTTCTGGCTGGTAGCCTTTGCCTTTTTGTCTGCCAATACCCACCTGATGTTGCACATGGGGAGGTTGCAGCTGATATCTTTATTCTTCCTGGGTGTTTTTTTGGGTAAAATACTAGCCCTCTGGGTTTACCTGCAACTCAGCAAGCGGATTGCCGCCAAAGCCAGCAATATTACTAGCCATTTGAATAAAGGCATCAGTCTCACCCTGGTCTTTATCGGACTAATACAATTAGCGAAATTGGTGTTTTGA
- a CDS encoding calcium/sodium antiporter has translation MDVLLFLGLFVVSLTVLLKASDWFVDAAEEIGFSFGVSPFIIGVTIVAFGTSLPELATSVAAVLSGQSELVVSNIVGSNITNIALVLGLVAVVIKQIELEYNIWHIDMPYLWGSSFLLWFVLYDGQFSFFEAILFLIGIVIFLAYSFKGDNEDKKDDEIKDKASIKAYALLIVGGLLVWLSADYTIYAIQKLSAIAGIPPTIIGLSAMALGTSLPEIIVSLNAARKGKTSIAVGNVLGSNIFNTYIVMAIPSFFGPLNIPAVINDYFLPMMIAMTILFGIMANNKKITRWEGLVLMMFYALFMVQIFQTGVHN, from the coding sequence ATGGACGTATTACTTTTTCTAGGACTTTTTGTAGTCAGTTTAACGGTGTTGCTGAAAGCATCTGATTGGTTTGTAGATGCTGCCGAAGAAATAGGCTTTTCTTTTGGGGTATCTCCTTTTATTATTGGGGTGACAATCGTTGCCTTTGGAACATCTTTACCAGAATTAGCTACTTCTGTGGCAGCCGTGCTCAGCGGCCAGTCCGAATTGGTGGTAAGCAATATAGTGGGGTCCAATATCACCAATATAGCCTTGGTTTTGGGTTTGGTTGCTGTCGTTATCAAACAGATTGAACTGGAATATAATATTTGGCACATAGACATGCCTTACCTTTGGGGTTCTTCTTTTTTGCTTTGGTTTGTGCTTTACGATGGCCAGTTTTCTTTTTTTGAAGCGATACTCTTTCTGATCGGGATCGTCATATTTTTAGCCTACTCTTTTAAAGGAGATAATGAAGACAAAAAAGATGACGAAATCAAAGACAAGGCTTCTATCAAAGCCTATGCGCTATTAATCGTTGGCGGATTGCTGGTTTGGCTAAGCGCTGACTATACCATTTACGCCATTCAAAAGCTATCTGCCATTGCGGGAATCCCCCCTACCATCATTGGCTTATCTGCCATGGCCTTGGGCACCTCTCTACCAGAGATCATTGTCAGTTTGAATGCTGCCCGGAAAGGCAAAACGTCCATAGCAGTAGGCAATGTTTTGGGCTCTAATATTTTCAATACCTATATCGTCATGGCTATCCCTTCCTTCTTTGGGCCACTCAATATCCCCGCGGTTATCAATGATTATTTTTTGCCCATGATGATTGCCATGACCATTCTGTTTGGAATAATGGCGAACAACAAAAAAATCACCCGTTGGGAGGGACTCGTTTTGATGATGTTTTATGCCCTATTTATGGTGCAGATTTTCCAAACGGGAGTACATAACTAG
- a CDS encoding DUF839 domain-containing protein, producing MNPSNGLHRRNFLKQSTIISLGFIALSRCTLDTKSKGVKADISLQPDPNNYLDLPEGFHYKIISKVGEKMDDGFLVPGRADGMGAFSGKDGKVIVIRNHENSPLPVDFSPFGPQNELLSKIDLNKLYDAGQSEMPGLGGTTTFIYNENTGKVELQYLSLAGTYRNCAGGVTPWNSWLTCEEDVTKKGDNREKDHGFVFEIPASDQIGLVDPQPITAMGRFNHEAVAVDPATSIVYQTEDQGDGLIYRFIPKVPGQLHEGGQLQVLAIIDQPGFDTRNWEAPAMTIGQPMPVRWLDVEDVLNPEEDLRYRGFELGAARFARGEGIWFGDNELFFACTNGGPKKSGQVFRYQLSPKEGTVEEQQTPGTLELFAESEDKTVLHMCDNLTIAPWGDVLLCEDNGELNHIRGINKEGEIYDFAVNRSSASEFAGLVFSPSGKTLFVNIQENGETLAITGPWERLALPYGS from the coding sequence ATGAATCCATCCAATGGCCTGCACCGCAGAAACTTTCTCAAACAATCTACTATTATTAGTCTGGGTTTCATCGCTCTTTCCAGGTGTACCCTGGACACCAAGTCCAAGGGCGTAAAAGCAGATATTAGCCTGCAACCAGATCCGAATAACTACTTAGACTTACCCGAAGGTTTTCATTATAAGATCATATCGAAAGTAGGAGAAAAGATGGATGATGGCTTTTTGGTACCTGGTAGAGCGGATGGAATGGGGGCTTTTTCGGGGAAAGATGGCAAGGTGATCGTGATCAGAAACCATGAGAATAGCCCTCTTCCTGTAGATTTTAGCCCTTTTGGCCCTCAGAATGAACTTTTGTCAAAGATAGATCTGAACAAACTGTACGACGCTGGCCAATCCGAAATGCCGGGTTTAGGTGGCACGACTACTTTTATTTATAATGAAAATACGGGCAAGGTGGAACTGCAATACCTGAGTTTGGCCGGGACCTACCGCAATTGTGCGGGTGGGGTGACGCCCTGGAATTCCTGGCTGACCTGCGAGGAGGATGTGACCAAGAAAGGAGACAATAGGGAAAAAGACCATGGGTTTGTCTTCGAAATACCCGCCTCCGACCAAATCGGCCTGGTAGACCCACAGCCAATCACCGCGATGGGACGGTTCAACCACGAAGCCGTTGCCGTAGATCCTGCAACCAGCATTGTCTACCAAACGGAAGACCAGGGAGATGGACTAATCTATCGCTTTATACCCAAGGTGCCGGGCCAACTCCATGAAGGCGGGCAGTTGCAGGTACTGGCCATCATTGACCAACCTGGTTTTGATACGCGCAATTGGGAGGCTCCGGCTATGACCATAGGTCAGCCTATGCCTGTCCGATGGCTGGATGTGGAGGATGTTTTAAACCCGGAAGAAGATTTGCGCTATCGAGGATTTGAACTGGGCGCTGCGCGTTTTGCACGAGGGGAGGGGATCTGGTTTGGCGACAATGAACTGTTTTTTGCCTGTACCAACGGCGGTCCTAAAAAAAGTGGACAGGTATTCCGCTACCAACTTTCTCCGAAAGAAGGAACGGTGGAAGAACAACAGACGCCCGGCACCCTGGAATTATTCGCAGAATCTGAAGATAAAACGGTATTGCACATGTGTGACAACCTGACTATCGCTCCCTGGGGCGATGTCTTGCTTTGTGAAGACAATGGAGAATTAAACCATATTCGGGGCATCAATAAGGAAGGGGAGATCTATGATTTTGCGGTCAATCGCAGCTCCGCTTCCGAATTTGCCGGTCTGGTCTTTTCCCCTTCCGGTAAAACCTTGTTTGTGAATATCCAGGAAAATGGAGAGACCCTGGCCATCACCGGGCCTTGGGAGCGACTGGCCTTGCCTTATGGTAGCTGA
- the tatC gene encoding twin-arginine translocase subunit TatC gives MPLDQMDVDRLGEGEKEGEKEMSFLDHLEELRWHIIRSIGVIAALGILIFVFNKFFFDAVIFGPTRSDFISYKMFCKLSHALGMGTTMCFEFEDYKLQAIQFAETFITTIKVSFILGFIFSFPYVFWEIWTFVKPGLYPKERNAARGIVFVCSFLFLVGVLFGYFIIAPFATNFLMTFTLPGVDNSPTLQSYIGFLVMFTLPTGLVFELPIVVYFLSKVGLVTPASMRQYRRHSIIGILILAAVITPPDVITQFLIGIPLYVLYELSIFVSARANKAYEAELDD, from the coding sequence ATGCCGCTGGATCAAATGGATGTTGATCGTTTAGGAGAAGGAGAAAAAGAAGGGGAAAAGGAAATGTCATTTCTAGATCATCTAGAAGAATTGAGATGGCATATTATACGCTCCATTGGCGTCATTGCAGCACTTGGAATTCTGATTTTTGTTTTTAATAAGTTTTTCTTTGATGCTGTTATTTTTGGACCAACGAGGTCTGATTTTATCTCCTATAAAATGTTTTGCAAGCTTTCTCATGCCTTAGGTATGGGAACCACTATGTGCTTTGAATTTGAAGACTACAAGTTGCAAGCCATACAATTTGCGGAGACTTTTATTACAACTATCAAGGTGTCCTTTATTTTGGGCTTTATCTTTTCCTTTCCTTATGTGTTTTGGGAAATCTGGACTTTTGTTAAACCTGGACTTTATCCAAAGGAGCGAAATGCAGCACGTGGTATTGTGTTTGTTTGCTCTTTCTTATTCCTGGTAGGTGTTTTATTTGGGTATTTTATTATCGCTCCTTTTGCAACCAATTTCTTGATGACCTTTACCTTGCCAGGGGTAGATAATTCACCGACGCTACAGTCCTACATAGGCTTCCTGGTGATGTTTACCCTTCCAACAGGACTTGTTTTCGAGCTGCCAATTGTTGTTTATTTTCTGTCAAAAGTAGGGTTGGTTACCCCAGCGTCTATGCGACAATATCGCAGGCATTCTATCATCGGTATCTTAATATTGGCAGCCGTCATTACCCCTCCTGATGTAATTACCCAGTTTTTGATCGGCATTCCACTTTATGTTCTTTATGAATTGAGCATCTTTGTTTCTGCGAGAGCAAATAAGGCCTATGAAGCGGAATTGGATGATTAG
- a CDS encoding TlpA disulfide reductase family protein, translating into MKNSILILFSFFNTFLLGQSSFILQGKLENFPGKELQFFFQNIPGITEIDTIHLALDGSFFYENKRLTRPQQTSIQWNNVQFNDIYIAPGFQLTLEANVVDYETLVKTRKISGIGAVINQYQFSVDTIFASDTTKWYLLSTPDLVKYAQSYFEAREALSAKMLGQPSTDPFFDYFKEVAKRNNEFLRANFLLSHFNFGNSYGTNSAEILSEFTGKDILKNLSNEKNLQSKMFLDGIVTSDYLRYMVNIDYKSNPRLREDENYLLRKAAELYSGQVKDYALTQLMIGRIYGTNSVEMLNDRLADFEPFIEEIQLPAYQTYLNQKIQDQIQKLSRIQEGELAPNFLLPDNFNVYHQLTDFQGKILYIDLWASWCAPCRAETPFLNDLIKQYEGNDQIEFISIAVRDDHTDWQNAILKDQPLSKQWYDEHRFVYSTYLLGSLPQFLIIDKVGNLAMLKAPRPSEKAKLTQVLDRLLNE; encoded by the coding sequence ATGAAAAATAGCATATTAATATTGTTTAGCTTTTTTAATACCTTTCTTCTTGGCCAATCTTCTTTTATTTTGCAAGGAAAATTGGAAAACTTTCCAGGAAAAGAACTTCAATTCTTTTTTCAGAACATACCAGGAATTACAGAAATTGACACCATTCATTTGGCATTAGATGGTTCTTTTTTTTATGAAAACAAGCGATTAACCCGACCCCAACAAACGAGTATTCAGTGGAATAATGTACAGTTTAATGATATTTATATTGCACCAGGGTTTCAATTGACACTTGAGGCAAATGTAGTGGATTATGAAACCCTCGTTAAAACAAGAAAAATAAGCGGCATTGGGGCAGTCATTAACCAATATCAGTTTTCAGTAGATACTATTTTTGCTTCAGACACGACTAAATGGTACCTATTGTCTACGCCAGATTTAGTAAAGTATGCCCAGTCCTATTTTGAAGCAAGAGAGGCTTTAAGCGCAAAAATGCTTGGCCAACCTTCGACAGATCCCTTTTTCGATTACTTTAAGGAGGTGGCAAAACGCAATAATGAGTTCTTAAGGGCTAATTTCCTATTGTCACATTTTAATTTTGGAAATTCTTATGGAACAAATTCAGCGGAAATCCTATCTGAATTCACAGGAAAAGATATACTGAAAAACCTTTCAAATGAGAAAAACCTTCAATCAAAAATGTTTTTGGATGGTATCGTAACGAGTGATTATTTAAGGTACATGGTCAATATAGATTATAAATCAAATCCTAGATTGCGAGAGGATGAAAATTATTTGTTGCGGAAAGCAGCTGAGCTGTATAGTGGCCAAGTGAAAGATTATGCGCTGACACAACTGATGATAGGCCGAATTTATGGAACCAATTCGGTTGAAATGCTTAACGACCGCTTGGCTGACTTCGAGCCATTTATTGAGGAAATACAGCTACCTGCTTACCAGACATATTTGAATCAAAAAATACAAGATCAAATACAGAAACTCAGCCGGATTCAAGAAGGAGAATTGGCCCCTAATTTTCTTTTACCAGATAATTTCAATGTTTACCATCAACTCACAGATTTTCAGGGAAAAATACTTTACATAGACCTTTGGGCGAGCTGGTGCGCACCTTGTCGAGCGGAAACACCTTTTTTGAATGACCTCATCAAGCAATATGAAGGAAATGATCAAATCGAATTTATTAGCATAGCAGTCAGAGACGATCACACAGATTGGCAAAATGCTATTTTGAAAGACCAACCGCTTTCTAAACAATGGTATGATGAGCATCGCTTTGTTTATAGCACCTACCTGCTCGGTTCCTTACCCCAGTTCCTCATCATCGATAAGGTGGGAAATCTGGCTATGTTAAAAGCACCAAGACCCAGTGAGAAAGCAAAATTGACGCAGGTTTTAGACAGGCTACTTAATGAATAG
- a CDS encoding alkyl hydroperoxide reductase: MKMTLRLAAIYNLLWGVWVVLFPNHFFELVGMAPLNHPMVWQGMGMVIGVYGLGYWWASYDPVRHWPIVAVGFLGKIFGPIGFLFNYLQNKVPFEFIYTLFTNDFIWWIPFFLILKKVHQQQWPLTD, translated from the coding sequence ATGAAAATGACCTTGCGTCTAGCTGCGATATACAATCTCCTTTGGGGAGTCTGGGTTGTTCTTTTCCCCAATCACTTTTTTGAATTAGTTGGTATGGCACCGCTTAATCATCCGATGGTTTGGCAAGGAATGGGTATGGTCATAGGGGTTTATGGACTTGGTTATTGGTGGGCATCCTATGACCCGGTTAGGCATTGGCCCATTGTTGCCGTTGGTTTTCTGGGGAAAATTTTCGGTCCAATTGGTTTCCTATTCAATTACCTGCAGAATAAGGTTCCCTTTGAATTTATCTATACCCTTTTCACCAATGACTTTATCTGGTGGATTCCTTTCTTTTTAATCTTAAAAAAAGTACATCAACAGCAATGGCCACTAACTGATTAA